tttctataaataataagttttagtaaattttcaattcaactcACATTGATTAATGATCCAATccaatcaaaaaattaaataatagtgtacataaataaaatatgttgcATATAAATCAGGTTGTACTTGGTAACTAATCCTCAGGGTTCAGGACCACCACAacttaaaaattggaaaaagagaaattcgactccactggggatcgAACCCAGAATCTCTGGTTCCGTAGACCAGCGCCTTATCCATTGGGTCATGGAGTCGTATGTACgaaatttcttatattattattttcttgataaGCAATTTTCCTCGTCTTCCTCTCCTGGCCTGGTTCCCGCGCTCTTCCTAGCAGCGGcaacttaaaaaaatgaaaagtcgactccactggggatcgAACCCAGAATCTCTGGTTCCGTAGACCAGCGCCTTATCCATTGGGCCATGGAGTCACGCGATCAGGTTatcatattcaaattatttgttGATACATAATTTCCGTCATCTTCCTCTCTCTCCCTGGTTCTCGCAATTACCACGCTCTTAGTAGATATGAAGGAAAAAGGGGGGGTGGGGTGGGGAAGACGGCATCATTGCCATGGCTTTGGTCTTCTTTTCAAAGTGAAAGGAAGGGAATCTAAGAAATAACctaaaagatgaaaatggaaatgaaagtCAATTTTAAGTAACAGAAAAATCCTAACTTGTCGCCGTCTGTGGGAATCAAACCCACGACCACGTGGTTAAAAGCCACGCGCTCTACCAGCTGAGCTAAGACCGCTACGGTTTAATAGTTTCTTGAGTACCCTTTTTGAGTATTAAAGCTTAATTTCggtaaaagtgaaattttatctGCTAGTATACATCTTGCAATTTAAGTTGCAAGAAATTCATGATTATCGTGGGAAAATTACCTATCAAATACTTAGGGATGTCTTAGATTGCAAGGAAATTATCTATTAGAGATTGTGCCCGCATGATTGAAAATAGTGTGGGGAGAGTGAATGGGCGAATTGCAAGAATGCTTTCTTATGCTGGCTGAGTCGAGTTGGTACAAGCAATGCTCTTGCATAGACGAAATTATTAGGCTAGGCATTTTATTCTGCCAAACGTTGTGATTGTAAGAGTTAGTCAAATTTGTATGAAATTTTTGTGGAAAGGCGATGCTGAAAAAGTTCAAGGTGCTAAGGTAGGTTTGTAAACCAAAGAGCGAAGGGGGTCTCGGACATGCAAAGTTGGAACAAGGCTTGTGTCATACAACAAATTTGGTCGGTATTGTTTCAAGTTGGTTCTCTGTGGATAGCTTAGATAAACACTTGTATTTTAAAGGGTCGATATTTTCTGCAGGATCAACTAGCTGCCAATGGTAGTTGTAGTTGGAGTTGGATGAAGCCAGTAGGAATACGAAGTGAGGCTCTTCATATCTTTCGATGAGCAAATCGGATGGGGCAAGGCACAATATATCATATCAGTAAAGTTTGGAACCAAGGAGTAGAATTACCGACTACACTGTTTGTACcctaaaacattcatttatcaCTTGGTTGGATACGAGTGATCGGTTGGGTGCTAAAGACAAATTATGAGCCTGGGGATTGAATTACTATGCTGGCTGCGTGTTATGCCAGATTGGGTAGGAAACTGAAGATCATTTATTCGTGGAGTGCTTTTATGCAGAGAGAGTTTGGAAAGTGTGTCCTACAGTTATGTGGCCTTCAAAGGGAACCTGAAATCTGGGAACAGGAGCAGCGTTGGCTAATTACAAAGCTGAAAGGTAAAACTCTATTTATGATCATTCTTAATTTGGCATGGAATGCCCGTTTATATTGGGTTTGGAATGAAAGAACCAACAGGTTTTTTTTAAGGTCAGTGGAGAAACGAATCTGGGTTGCTTGGAAAAATTAAGGAAGGTGTTCGAATTCATTTTCAAACACTAGAATGAATACAAAGGAATctgtaaaatattgatatttgtaTAACTTGGGAGATTAGGTGTTTGTTAACACATGGCATCATGAAAAACTACTTGAGAAGTACTCACATATGGTTTTCCACCTCTTACTGTTTGGCTGGTGACTGGGTGGATCACCATCAAGATAGACCACTCGCTTTTAACACACTTATCTTTAAGAGGGACTATGAGTATGGCAACCTCATACTATCTCAACAATAGGAATATTAGGCAACCTCATACTATCTCAACAATAGGAATATTAGAGAAAGTACCACACTTGACGACAATTAATGTATAACCAACTTGTCATCATATTAAGCACACGTTCACCATCAGCCTGAGAATGTCGATGACATGACATAAGTGGACAAAGAATCCCTTGACATTTAATAATAGAGGAACtagtttaattctttttaatagtacaagaataaaatttacccatttaataataggactaatttgatctAATACCTATATTACAGGGACTTGGTTTAAGTTATTTgattgactttttttttctcaaaacaaCACCATTAGAATTTGGTttacatgtaattattttaaagatttcacataaacaattaatagtaattaatagtgtaacaatttggactaattaacaaaattataaaaatacgagacctaattttttctaaattaaaggatataaattaaatcataaaattaatacaGTACAAGGATCAAAATATAATTCGACCAAAATATAGATATTTgtgataaaaaggaaaaaaagccCGACTGAAACTGGATCAGTTTCCGTTTACCAGAGCCTTACAAATTGGGCCATAGACTCATTATAAAAGGACTATCTATCCATGCTTAATTCCCGCCAAAGCAGTCATCTTCTCTCCTTTTCCCGCCAAAACCATTCTCACTTTCTAGTAGAACAGAAGAGAATTAAAACAAGACGAAAAAGTGGCCTTCATTTACAATAGCGTTTGGTGTTTTCTTCCAAAACTTACAGTGTAGAGTTCTGGctgaaagagaaaagaaaaatggagttGGGGGCTCAAGATTATGCTGATAGGAAGAAAGATATCAGCCAATTCTTGTCTCAGGATGTCTGTTAATCCATCCATTCTATGATATATATTCCTATGTGTTAAtgttaatttaccttttttttttgtaattgattGATCAGATTTACCAAGATGAAATCAAGGCTATGATAAATCACAAGCGCCGCCGTCTCATCATCAACATTTCCGATCTCCACTCTTTCAACAACTTGGCTCCTAGGTTCTctctaatttcttattttttccctCTATTTTGAGCGTTGATTGAATTAAAGCTCATTTGGGTTTCTGTTTATTGTTCTGGGTTTTAGGATTCTGAAGAACCCGAGTGAATTTATGCAACCATTTTGCGATGCGGTGACGGAAGCTGCTAAAGGTATCGACCCAAAGTACTTGAAAGAAGGAGAAGCGCTTCATGTGGGATTTGAAGGCCCTTTTGTTTCTCGTCGCGTTACTCCCAGAGATCTTCTCTCTGAATTCATTGGCTCCATGGTATGCGTCGTGGGTATTGTCACCAAATGTAAGTTCCCCCccccctctctttttttttctttataatttgaaGTATAATAAATGGGTATCTGTTTGTTCATATAATGcggtaaaaattgaatttaggtTTTTGTAAAAAAGTGGGTACTTGCTTTGAGCTTTGAAAAATCCCTAACGCTTTTGGGCACTTGTTCATACTGAATAAAGTGTTTATCAGTGTTTTTTCTGTGTTGTGGTCTTCTCTTTACGTATCTAACATGAACTTAACCTCCATTTAGGTTCTCTGGTAAGACCAAAGGTTGTTAAAAGTGTTCATTTTTGCCCTGCCACTGAGAACTTCACCGTTCGGGAATATCGAGACATCACCTCCAATAATGGTTTGCCAACTGGATCTGTGTATCCTACTAGGGTAACTTTCCACTGATCGGATCTCCTAGTATTAGTATGGCTGTTGGATTAAGCATTGTCTCATGAGTAATATTATTTTCAGGATGAAAATGGCAACTTATTGGTGACTGAATATGGGTTGTGCCAATACAAAGATCACCAGACCTtgtcaattcaagaagttccggAGAATGCTGCACCTGGTCAGCTTCCTCGAACTGTGGATGTCATAGTTGAGGATGACCTGGTTGATTCATGCAAGCCTGGAGATCGTGTGGCTATCGTAGGGCTATATAAAGCTCTTCCAGGAAAAAGCAAGGGCAGTGTGAATGGTGTATTCAGGTATCTCTTATGCAGTGCATTTTTTAAATCTTCTTTTGTTCTTTGGTCTTTTTTCTGTCTACAGTTGGATGAGTAATTTTCTGTTGTAGGACTGTACTCATAGCTAATAATGTCTCTCTGCTCAACAAAGAGGCCAATGCACCAATCTATAGTCCCGAGGACCTTAAGAATATTAAGAAGATAGCAGAAAGAGATGACACATTTGACCTGCTTGGTAATTCCCTTGCACCTTCCATATATGGGCATTCGTGGATAAAGAAAGCTGTGGTTTTACTGATGCTTGGTGGTGTGGAAAAGAATTTGAAGAACGGCACTCATTTACGAGGGTTAGTTCTACTTCAACTGTCTGCGTCTTTGTTGTTATATACAGCCTTTGTTAGATTTGCTATAATTTAGATCCTAAAATAAGCCAAATCCTTGCTATCTTTTAGGGACATTAACATGATGATGGTTGGAGATCCATCTGTTGCAAAATCCCAACTTTTAAGAGCAATCATAAACATTGCTCCCTTGGCCATTTCAACCACTGGTCGAGGTTCTTCTGGTGTTGGTTTGACTGCTGCTGTCacatctgatcaagaaacaggTAAAGCACTTCAATTGATTCTGTCATTTCGGTTTAAAGTcttgtttttgttgattttgactaaattaaatatctcTGCGATCAGGAGAAAGAAGACTGGAAGCAGGTGCAATGGTCCTTGGTGATAGAGGTGTTGTTTGCATTGATGAGTTTGACAAGATGAATGATCAAGATCGTGTTGCAATACATGAAGTCATGGAGCAGCAGACTGTAACTATTGCCAAAGCTGGTATCCATGCATCATTGAACGCTCGGTGCAGCGTAGTGGCTGCTGCCAATCCCATATATGGAACTgtaagttcaattggttagtaaGATGCAGATTCACTCCACTAGCAAGGTGGTGAATTTTGAGTTTATACTAATTATTGGTCAAAATGCAGTATGATCGTTCATTGACTCCAACAAAAAATATTGGACTTCCAGACTCTTTGCTTTCTCGTTTTGATTTACTCTTTATTGTATTGGACCAAATGGATGCTGATATTGATCGTCATATCTCTGAGCATGTCTTGAGAATGCACCGGTTTCGCTCTCCTATTGATGGAGGTAAGGCAAAGTGTTTCCTTATGGTGCTTATAGACTGGTTGGACATATACCTATTAAGGTAATTAATAATGTAGGCGAGGCAGCTCTTGATGGAAGTTCAAGATATGGAAGAGAAGATGAAGCTGATGCTGACTCATCTGTTTTTGTCAAGTATAACCGTATGTTACATGGGAGAAAAACAGAAAGAGGTCGGAAGCGTGATACTCTTACGATAAAGTTTCTGAAAAAGTATATCCATTATGCAAAACACAGGATTCAGCCTGAGCTGACTGATGAGGTTGTGaccattccttttcctttatatttatttatccaGTAATCTATTAATATCGTCCCACTGTTTAAATCAATGCTTTCTTCTTCCCCTTTACTCTgttttaatcaattcaaaatttctgCATTGTTATGCTGCAATATCTTCTCTAGAAGAAACCTTGATGACCTCTCTAACTTTTCTCCCCAAAGATCATCAACTAACTTATCCAGGGCTTACTCTAAAGTATCTCATCTGCAGGCTTCAGAACACATTGCTACAGCTTACGCAGAGCTCAGAAATGCCAGTTCAAATGCAAAGGTTTGCTTTTGTAATCAGCAAAGAAATACCTTGATATACTTGCCTCAGTTATGCTAATACTGTCATTGGTTTTGTAGACTGGCGGAACCCTTCCAATCACAGCTAGAACCTTGGAAACCATAATTCGTCTATCAACTGCTCATGCAAAGTTGAAGTTAAGCAGAAAGGTATTTGGGATTCCTGACATGTTCCCAGTAGATTTTTTTCCCTAAACCTTATATTACTCTTTGAATATAATCTAATTCTTTGGGATCAATTGTGACCAAAATTGTTACAGAGATTTCATGTTTATGTCTTAAAATTGCATGTTTGGTCCTTGCTTGTAACTGCTTCattatatttccttttttatgcattttattcaTACTTCTGTTGCATGATGATTTATCATGGCAGGTTACAAAAGTTGATGTTGAAGCTGCTCTGAAAGTTctaaattttgctatttatcATAAAGAATTGACAGAGATGGAGGATCGTGAACAAGAACGGCAAAGAGAAGAAGCAAGGACACACAGAGCGGATCGTCAAGGGTGAGCATGGGATATGCCTTTAAACAACTTACGGATTTTAAGTGCCTATtgcttataatttaaaaataaatattgcttATAAACAATTGATTTATCTTTATAATATAGATGcttatctttttatataaactttatcagaaaattactaaatgatcaaatttattcTAATGTTGTTGACCTTCTCTTTTGCTTTAACTAGGCCAACGACCACTGCTATGGAAGTAGATGATCCTCCAAGGGCCCAGCAGCCTACTGCCATTGGCTCTCTTGAAAGGTCTGAGTCCTAACAAACACTTCAGTTACAAGTTTAGACATGGCTTTTTCCTTCAACAATAGCTATAATCTATTGTTGCACAAGttcactttaaaatattttttctaccTATTTGTTGATGAATTTCAGGATTGAAGCATTTAAAGCTATATTTGGTCAGCATATGCGTGTGAACCATAAGGATACCATATCTATTTCTGAAGTAGAGAATGTTGTCAATGAAGGAGCTGATGGCCATTACTCAAGGGCAGAGATCGTTGCTATATTAGAGGTAATGTTGGTATATGGATTGTTGGATAGGAATAAAGTTTTCATATTCTTAAAAGATGAATGTCCCTGTTTTTCCTCCATTTTGGTATAACATTTTGAATCTCATATCCACTTGTGGTTAACATGACAAACTTACATATTTTTCAGTTCCAACTTACTAAATTTAAGGATGCTATGTACTAACAGTCACTACTTTCACAATTGTCAGAAGCTGCAAGATGATAATATATTGATGATAGCCGGTGAAACAGTGCATATGATAGTATGAGATGTAAGGAAAGACCTGGATGGCTTCTTTCATGCAATCACTTTACAGCATTGTGGGATTGGGGATGGATCTATTGGCATGAAATTCTTGGTTTGTACAGCTCCATGATTTATCCTAAAATTGTCTTAAAAGTGACTGTTGGCTGTACTCTGTAGCAGATGAAAGGTGAACTGGGGATGGATCCCCTCTTGCTCTGCAAGTGAAGATGCAAAAATTTGGATGACATGATAATTCACTAATGCTTTAATTATTTACTTGGAAggtattgtttttttttggacTTTATGTTTTCAATAGTTAATATACTGTGGATCTAATTCTAAGCATCTGCACCCTGAATTCCTTGTTTTTGTAGTATTATACAAGGTAAGCAAACACCAAAAGATACACTACAAATCAAGattttattaacattataattacttgaaaagaagaataaaaatttcGGTCTCCATCCACAATACCAGTTGCTTGGAATAATAATAAACTCAAATAAACCAACAGGACAAATAttgagaaagaaattaaaaagggtTTAGACCATATTCACCAAggaatgaaaagataaataacaaGGAATGAAATTCAAAAGAACCATGCAGCCATAGAAGCTAAGGCAGCTACTGCAGCTGGAACACCCAAAGCTGCTCCTGCACTTTCCATCGGAGATGGTGCGACGGCCCCTTGATCTTCCCTCAAAGCTGTGGCTCCATTGGTGAAAACGGCAAGAACTGTAACGTAGGCAATCAAAATCATGGCCATTTTGCTACCCTCCATTGTTCTAAGCAACTCAACTGAGCAAAGCACCCTTTAAAGATATCAAAGTGAGAGATGCTATTGAAGTTGTGTGCTTTTGAGCTTGACTTTGGATTGTAGAGatttcaaatgtttttataaGGGAAGGATTATGCTACTAATCATGTATTTGCCAGCTTTTTGTTGGTTTTAACCACTAACCAAATCATTTTAAGGCATTTGTGTGTTGTCTGCTAATTGTTTTTTGCCTCTCACTCTCTTGTAAACTCTACACCAGCCTGGACTGACTATATAAACTATAAAGCTAGATTAATTATACATTGTTTACAATCATATGTTATTTTCAACATAAAATAATTGGGTTTTGGTGGAATAATTGATGGAAACTTTATCTTGATATGTTGTGACTATTATATTATATCTTTGTAGTCTTCCAATAGCTATTAATCTCCCTTAATGAATGTCAAAAACTTTAATTCAGTATAAAAATGGAACATCATGTTAGAGAATCACCTTGAAGATTCTTTGCAATTATAAATACACATTTGTATAGGAACTTTAAGGAATAAATTAACATACAAGTAACGTGGTTAGTAGACTAAACGTATAAAATATGtcgttatttaaaataattaagttggcTATGGGTTTAGTTAGCATTTTCATTGTAATTTTCTTGCTGTTAATAGCATTAGCTGTCATTGTTTTCTTCCGTTATATTCAATTTCCATTTTTTGGATGTATGTGTTGCATAATGTAGACACTAATTTAGATCTTTTTATCAGAAGATAGCAACAAAGAGTGACTCCGTGGCCCAATGGATAAGGCGCTGGTCTACGGAACCAGAGATTCTGGGTTCGATCCCCAGCGGAGTCGTGTCTTCTAGTTTAAGTTTTTGCACCGTGTTGACTGCCTAAAAGGTAATTATGGTATATAGTAGCTGAATTTGGCTTCAATGATCAAGTTGGTACTTGAATTCTTTTTTCTCCAGTTAAATActtatgttttttcttttacaaggACACATATGtcatatgttttttttgttaggACACACATGTCAAACATTCATTCGGGCCACAATAAAATTTGGTTTGAGTattaaattgaacattaaaatcaaatgGAGTTGtcaaattgagacaaaaaaatttcaagtaccaaattgaacattgaaatcAAACTCAGAtaccaaatgttatattaacCCTTGCCTAAACATATGTCCTCAACAGGGTAAAACTCAGAATTTCTAACATATGTTCTCAACAGGCATAATATGAGTTTAACTACTTCAAAGTTCAGAGATACTTATTTCAGTGTTTTCAGTTCAGAGGACTAGGGACTGGGAAAGTTCAGAGATACAAAAGGGAATTTATTGATAGTCGAACCATAGAATATAACTTGAAATACAATCTATGAAGGAATTCCACAGGTTCTTCAAATGAGAAATTCATTTCCGCTTCTTCCCAGTCGCGGCTTCCCATGCTTGTAATACGAGGTTTACTATTTCCTCCACGCCTTGCCCGTGCTTCACCTGTGAATGAATAATTTACACAATCAAAGAAGGGTTTGAAGCGATGATATaagtttcaaaatattaaatatcataaaaattgtGTTGATATGTGCACTAATTGATGCAACAAATGAGGATAATACCAATGGTTTTATTTCAGTATATGGTGAAGGATGCAGTCAACTACTCAACCAACCTGAGCAAATACGAAGGGCCCTCCATCACGCATACGAAGCGCATCGCGTTCCATGACTCCCAAGTCAGCTCCAACCGCAGGTGCAAGGTCCGTCTTGTTTATCACCTGTTAGAATTCCCGATGTTACAAAAATCAAGTACATTCAAAGCAACGGAATGGCAcaataaacaaaaatcaaataccaGGAGATCAGCTTGGGTTATGCCAGGGCCACCTTTCCTAGGGATCTTATCACCACCAGATACATctattatatacataatataatcAGCGAGTTCTCTGCTGAAGTTGGCAGCTAAATTATCTGCATCCATAGAAGTTCACATAAATAATCGGTAAGTAATATTCTCGTGCCAAATCAGTTCAAGAGAACATTGTACATACCTCCCCCGGATTCGCAAAGAAGTATATCTGTTTTGTACAAGTTAGAAAGCTCCTCGAGAGGGCCGAGATTGATACTGATGTCTTCACGAATAGCGGCGTGTGGGCAGCCTCCCGTTTCTACAGCACGTATCCTTTCCGCAGGAAGTGCCTGGTGTTTCACCAAGAACTCACCATCCTCTTTCGTGAATATGTCATTTGTCACCTAAATGCATCATTTGAGTTTGGTTTAGCCAATCAACCACAACTTCATAAAAGACTGACCATGGTGGCACAGCTGAATCTATTATTCTCACAGTCTACATAACattcataaaagtttgaaggtAAACACTCAAATGGCAGGCTGATAGCTTGAATAGAGATGCATGATACTTACAGCGGCAAGACTGTACTTATCCCGCAGGAACGTGCACAGTGCCAGCATTAAAGCTGTTTTCCTGTATGGCAGAAAGCAACATTAAATCAGATACCATTTCTTAGGATGTTTTACGATATCACCAAGAATTGCATTTTAGTCATACAAATAAAGTAGGGAAAAACAATGATAGAACACAAAAACCTTGTAAAggaaatacaaaaaattaaaacataaaaaataaaaatccaaggGCTTGGAGAGTAAACTACTCAATTATCAGTGTAATGTGGTTACTGGATTCTACACTCCATTAATTCAGGTACAATAAAGCATCATCTTTGTTGAAAATTCGtataaaatttaccatttttaatcttttataagcAAAGAAAGAACTGACTGTATTATAGAAGATGCAGAGCAAGTGAAAAACCAAGTTAATTGTTGATACTAGATACTGAGAGGAAAAATaaatggaaggaaaataaaaaggaaataccCAGTACCAACAGGGCCACCAATTCCAACAGTGAAAGCCCTCTCATTGAAATCCCTGTTGACAAGCGGTGGGGCTCTTCTGCTGAAGTATCCAGGTGAGTAAATGGGTTCATGTGAGTGAGGCGCTAGGCCATCATGGCTATGGTAAACCTTCCCATCAGCTCCCACCCATGATGATTTTGTTGATTTACTGTTGCATgccaaaaacatataattaaaaaacctaATCAGCAAAAAGTCACAATCCATTAAAACTGCAAAACTTAAATGAGAATACACTTACTCATGGTCATGATGGTGGTGGTGGGGGTGATGGTCATGGCCATGGTCATGGTGATGGCCATGGTGATTATTGGAAGCCATTTGACTATTGTCTGAAAAGGGTTTTACCGTGGGAGAGAGTCTTTGGGTTGTTTGTGTTCAAAGGGCACTGGATGAGAGGAGCGAGGGCTATGGTGGTTGGATTGGATTAGGATGTAATCTCAACGGTCAAATTTTATATCAAGTCCCTGTACTATACGTTTTTGTTGGATTTAATCCTTGCACTGTAATTGGGTCATTGCCaatcatgtatttttttttaaatgtgtatttttagttttatgacCAGCTTTTTTTCTTGTATGTGATGACTTGACATATATACTTAGATATTTTTGTACGGTTGGACAAATTttgtacattttaaaatatataatatttatttaattgtaaaaaatatcaatatatatatatatatgccacaACATCGTATATTTAAAActctcaaaaattattttacagaattgagaaaaaaaattgtgcCTTAACATTAAAAACACATTTTGAAAAgtgaaagattaaaataaacaaaatatagtaGATGGACTAAATAGGATAAAAGTGAATAGTACAAGGACCTTTCTTAAACTTTTACCAATCTTAATTGTAGTGATAGATGGAGATTATGATCTGGAAAGAGAGATTGGGCTGGGCTGGGCTGGGCTGGGTTGAGTTAACCTTCTTTTTTTTGcacaaattaatcaaaagtGTTACTGATATCTTTGGTAGTTTAGGTCAAAAAGATCAACCTAGTGCAATCTTACAGatgattattgattattttggatcaaattttgatttttcgaaaatttgatttaattttttataaatataatatcattagttaATCTAAATTATTAACGCAGCTAACTACGttgattagaaaattttgaaaagagttTCCTTGAttccataaaaaaaacttatataccAGTGCTTCAAGATGTTATTGTAAAAATTGAGGTTAACAACGTATTAACATTTAAGACTAACTatcttaaaaaatcaattaagattaattaataatattataaaatagaaagattGAATTATACCGTATTAAAGTATaagtatagaaattaaattttaaaattttaaaatagtagaAGGACCAAGACAACAATTTGACCATTATCTTGTCTCCTAAAACAACTTTtcaatataaactataaaacaaGTTTACAAGCTTTGATTACATCTCTTCAAACATAATCACAATCTTTACATGCCAGTATCTCAATAATATATCCTTCAAAACAATTacctaaaacccaaatttttatccaaaaaagGAAGAGATAAGTTATGGATCATACTCCACTTTTCAATACTCCATCAAAATTAGCATACTTGAAGGAGTTTTATGATATTTCTATCTATATCAGCATGAAAAGCATCAAAAAGTAGAGTATGAAACCTTTTTCACCActtaataaaaatcatgaaattataTCAAACAAGtaaacaaatcaataaaaataaaaataaaagaatccaAAGTTAGTCAAACAAATTCCTAAGTGCATTACGCTTGGCAGTACATGCCTTTTGGTTGTCCCTTTGGGTGCTTACATTGATCTCTTGGTCTTGATCTGAAGCTGGAGCTGGCTGCTGCTGgggattattattatcattgcCTAATATCAGCCcttgtttttgtatatattcCCATTTGTCTTGGAAGAGGTAAAAAAACGCAATGAAAATGATTTCAGCAGTGAAAAGTATAGTCCAAATACCAGTATTTCTTGATGTTTTCTTATGGTAAGCTTTTAAACCAGTGTAGATGTTAATAATCCCCATCATTGATGTTACTGTTCCAATAATCCAGTGTGTTAAGTACCATGTGTTTCTTCTTTTAGTTCCTCTGTGAAAAAAAGAAGATGGAGTTAATTAATGTAAGGAAAAATGGTGGAATCTTGAGTTTAATgatgattaatattattaaccttGGGGGCCTGAAAAACCCAATGAAGGTTTGCATCCAAATGGCAGCATAAAGGGCTAAACCTAATCTTTGGTGATGGTTACTGAATGAATTCTCGAAGTTTTTAATGGACATGACAGCTCCAACTGTTGCAAGAAGCACTGCAAGTATCTGCCGTTTGGGAAcataaattgtaataataataagaaaggACACATGGTGATATGATTATATGGACAAATTATGGTGCATGGTCTCCCTTTTCTTGTTATTGAAGTCTTCATGATCAATATGATTTAAGTTGGTTTAGATCAGTTAATGGGGCTgtttcaagaaattaaaaactGTGGACAGCATCATTAAAGTGAAAGTgggattataatattttatgaaaaataaagcaTACAACCAGCTCTTTGTGATCTCATTTAGCACCCAAGTTAAGGTTCATGATCTAGATAAATATACACATaaacatattcatatatgtatgtatgtatgtagattatatatagatat
This genomic window from Gossypium raimondii isolate GPD5lz chromosome 10, ASM2569854v1, whole genome shotgun sequence contains:
- the LOC105777810 gene encoding DNA replication licensing factor MCM3, with product MELGAQDYADRKKDISQFLSQDIYQDEIKAMINHKRRRLIINISDLHSFNNLAPRILKNPSEFMQPFCDAVTEAAKGIDPKYLKEGEALHVGFEGPFVSRRVTPRDLLSEFIGSMVCVVGIVTKCSLVRPKVVKSVHFCPATENFTVREYRDITSNNGLPTGSVYPTRDENGNLLVTEYGLCQYKDHQTLSIQEVPENAAPGQLPRTVDVIVEDDLVDSCKPGDRVAIVGLYKALPGKSKGSVNGVFRTVLIANNVSLLNKEANAPIYSPEDLKNIKKIAERDDTFDLLGNSLAPSIYGHSWIKKAVVLLMLGGVEKNLKNGTHLRGDINMMMVGDPSVAKSQLLRAIINIAPLAISTTGRGSSGVGLTAAVTSDQETGERRLEAGAMVLGDRGVVCIDEFDKMNDQDRVAIHEVMEQQTVTIAKAGIHASLNARCSVVAAANPIYGTYDRSLTPTKNIGLPDSLLSRFDLLFIVLDQMDADIDRHISEHVLRMHRFRSPIDGGEAALDGSSRYGREDEADADSSVFVKYNRMLHGRKTERGRKRDTLTIKFLKKYIHYAKHRIQPELTDEASEHIATAYAELRNASSNAKTGGTLPITARTLETIIRLSTAHAKLKLSRKVTKVDVEAALKVLNFAIYHKELTEMEDREQERQREEARTHRADRQGPTTTAMEVDDPPRAQQPTAIGSLERIEAFKAIFGQHMRVNHKDTISISEVENVVNEGADGHYSRAEIVAILEKLQDDNILMIAGETVHMIV
- the LOC105777837 gene encoding urease accessory protein G, with translation MASNNHHGHHHDHGHDHHPHHHHHDHDKSTKSSWVGADGKVYHSHDGLAPHSHEPIYSPGYFSRRAPPLVNRDFNERAFTVGIGGPVGTGKTALMLALCTFLRDKYSLAAVTNDIFTKEDGEFLVKHQALPAERIRAVETGGCPHAAIREDISINLGPLEELSNLYKTDILLCESGGDNLAANFSRELADYIMYIIDVSGGDKIPRKGGPGITQADLLVINKTDLAPAVGADLGVMERDALRMRDGGPFVFAQVKHGQGVEEIVNLVLQAWEAATGKKRK
- the LOC105775004 gene encoding cytochrome b561 domain-containing protein At4g18260 isoform X1, which codes for MRVSHMLSSFITILVLHCLLLSTFVSCSSHGEITGSTNHKNMKGNAHKQLSSQMISYVAVHGLLLWGSMGFLLPVGILTVRMANKEEAGRRVKVLFYLHAILQILAVLLATVGAVMSIKNFENSFSNHHQRLGLALYAAIWMQTFIGFFRPPRGTKRRNTWYLTHWIIGTVTSMMGIINIYTGLKAYHKKTSRNTGIWTILFTAEIIFIAFFYLFQDKWEYIQKQGLILGNDNNNPQQQPAPASDQDQEINVSTQRDNQKACTAKRNALRNLFD
- the LOC105775004 gene encoding cytochrome b561 domain-containing protein At4g18260 isoform X2; its protein translation is MRVSHMLSSFITILVLHCLLLSTFVSCSSHGEITGSTNHKNMKGNAHKLSSQMISYVAVHGLLLWGSMGFLLPVGILTVRMANKEEAGRRVKVLFYLHAILQILAVLLATVGAVMSIKNFENSFSNHHQRLGLALYAAIWMQTFIGFFRPPRGTKRRNTWYLTHWIIGTVTSMMGIINIYTGLKAYHKKTSRNTGIWTILFTAEIIFIAFFYLFQDKWEYIQKQGLILGNDNNNPQQQPAPASDQDQEINVSTQRDNQKACTAKRNALRNLFD